Genomic segment of Streptomyces zhihengii:
GTCAGGGTTGGCCGCAACCTGGATCAGCTTCTTGTGGGTCCACTTCTCGAACTTGTACGGACCGTTGCCGACCGGCTTCTGGCCGAACGCCTTCGGGTCGTCGAAGAAGACCTTGGGCAGCGGGGCGAAGGTGGCGTAGCCCAGCTTGTAGTTGAAGTACGGGACCTTCTCGGCCAGCTCGATCGTGAAGGTGGTCTCGTCGACGACCTTCAGACCGGACATCTTGTCGGCCTTCGGGTCACCCTTCTCCGGGTGCACGTCGGCGTAGCCGGCGATGTCGCCGAACCAGAACGCGTTCTGCTGGTTGTTCTTGATGTTGGCGTACCAGTTCCACGCGTCGACGTAGGACTGCGCGGTCACCGCCTCGCCGTTGTGGAACTTCCAGCCCGCCTTGAGCTTGACGGTCCACGTCTTCGAGTCGGTCGTCTCCACGGACTCGGCGTTCGTGTAGACGATGTTGCCCTGAGCGTCGAAGTCCAGCAGCTGGGTGAAGAGCGACTGAATGACGTACGAGCCGTTGGTCTCGTTCGTGTCCGCCGGGATCAGCGGCTTCTGCGGCTCGCCGACGTCGATCGAGACGTAGCCCGCGGGCTTGCCCGAGGCGCTGCCCTTGTCCTTGTCCGAGCCACTGTCGCTGCCACCACAGGCAGTCGCGGCCATGGCGACGACTATCGCACCCGCGACCCACTTGGCGCTCTTGGCACCACGCATGGGTTCCTCCTCATGAGTCCACTTTGTCACTACAAGAGGGGCATTGCTGACGCGCCGACACCCCTGACGGCGCTGTGTCAATGCCCCGAGTGTGCTCGTGAGTCGGCGCTCCCCACAGCGCATGACCCATTGACCCGAGCTCAATGGAGCCAACTATTAAGTACGTCCGGGCCGTAAACCACACTTAAAGGGTCTCGTTTTGACAACATCAGAGGTGGCTGTCAGACCGAAATCCGGACAAAGCGAGCACAGACAGACACCCGCGAAACGGACCGTTAACACATGTTCCGGAGAGCGACGGTCGATATGCGGACACTCGGGTCGGCTAAACGATTTGACGAACAGGCCCGGCCCCTCGCCTTGTCAGCGAGGGGCCGGGCCTGGTGTATGCGGTTTTCCCGGGCCTTCGCCGGCCCCGCCGGACGCCCCTCGGGGCGCCCGGCGCCCCGCGGACCCCGCCAGGGGTGTCCGCGGGCGCTGAGGACGCGTCAGCCGTGCTTGGCGCGCGAGGCCGAGCGGGCGCGCTCGCGCTGGTCGAGGACGACCTTGCGGATGCGGACGGCCTCCGGGGTCACCTCGACGCACTCGTCGTCGCGGCAGAACTCCAGCGACTGCTCCAGCGAGAGCTTGCGCGGGGGCACGATCGCCTCGAACGAGTCGGCGGAGGAGGAGCGCATGTTGGTGAGCTTCTTCTCCTTGGTGATGTTCACGTCCATGTCGTCGGAGCGGGAGTTCTCCCCGACGATCATGCCCTCGTACACCTCGGTGCCGGGGTCGGTGAACAGCACGCCGCGCTCCTGGAGGTTGGTCATCGCGAACGCGGTGACGGCGCCGGAGCGGTCGGCGACCAGGGAGCCGTTGTTGCGCGTCTGGAGCGGGCCGAACCACGGCTCGTGGCCCTCGTGGATGGAGTGGGCGATGCCCGTGCCGCGGGTGTTCGTCAGGAACTCCGTCCGGAAGCCGATGAGGCCGCGGGACGGGACGACGAACTCCATGCGGACCCAGCCGGAGCCGTGGTTGGACATGTTGTCCATCCGGCCCTTGCGGACGCCCATGAGCTGCGTGACGGCGCCCATGTGCTCCTCGGGCACGTCGATCGTCATGCGCTCGACGGGCTCGTGGACCTTGCCGTCGACCTCCTTGGTGACGACCTGCGGCTTGCCGATGGTCAGCTCGAAGCCCTCGCGGCGCATCTGCTCGACCAGGATGGCCAGCGCCAGCTCGCCGCGGCCCTGGACCTCCCAGGCGTCGGGGCGCTCGGTGTCGAGGACGCGGAGCGAGACGTTGCCGATGAGCTCGCGGTCGAGGCGGTCCTTGACCTGGCGGGCGGTGACCTTGCGGTCCTTCACGGCATTCTTGGCGTCGGCGCCCTTGCCGGTGCCGCCGCGGCCGACCAGCGGCGAGGTGTTGGTGCCGATGGTCATGGAGATGGCCGGCTGGTCCACCGTGATCAGCGGGAGGGCGACCGGGTTCTCCGGGTCGGCCAGGGTCTCGCCGATCATGATGTCGGGGATGCCCGCGACGGCGCAGATGTCACCGGGGCCGGCGACCTCGGCCGGCTTGCGGGTGAGCGCCTCGGTCATCATCAGCTCGGTGATGCGGACGTTGGCCACCGTGCCGTCCCGCTTGATCCACGCGACCGTCTGGCCCTTGCGCAGCTCGCCCTGCTCGACGCGGAGCAGCGCGATGCGGCCGAGGAAGTTGTCGGCGTCGAGGTTGGTGACGTGGGCCTGGAGCGGCGCGTCCTCCTCGTACGCCGGGGCCGGGACGTGCTCCAGGATCGTGGAGAAGAACGGCTCCAGGTTCTCGGAGTCCTGCGGGACCGTGCCGTCCTGCGGCTTGGTCAGCGAGGCGATGCCGTCGCGGCCGCAGGCGTAGACGATCGGGAACTCGATCTGGTCCTCGTCGGCGTCCAGGTCGAGGAAGAGGTCGTAGGTCTCGTTGACGACCTCGTCGATCCGGGAGTCCGGGCGGTCCGTCTTGTTGATGCAGAGGATGACCGGCTTGCGCTGCTGGAGGGCCTTGCGCAGCACGAAGCGGGTCTGCGGCAGCGGACCCTCGGAGGCGTCCACCAGGAGGACGACGGCGTCGACCATCGACAGACCGCGCTCGACCTCGCCGCCGAAGTCGGCGTGGCCGGGGGTGTCGATGATGTTGATCGTGATCGGGGCCCCGCCGTCCTTGGGGTGATACTTCACCGCCGTGTTCTTGGCGAGGATCGTGATGCCCTTCTCACGCTCCAGGTCGTTCGAGTCCATCATGCGGTCGTCGAGCTGCTGGTGGGCGGCGAAGGCACCGGCCTGCTTGAGCATGGCGTCGACGATGGTCGTCTTGCCGTGGTCGACGTGGGCGACGATGGCGACGTTGCGGATGTCGTGGCGCGTGGGCATGGGTGGCTTGCGCTTCTCTCGGATCGTGGGATGCGGCGTCAATTCCTCTTACGCCCGCCGGGCGGACGCGCCACGGCTACCGTCCATGGTACGGGGCCGCCGCCGTGGGGGCCGTCCGGAGCGGACGGGGCCCGGCGAAGGGGACGAGGATCACGCCGCGGGCGCGGGGGTGCGGGGCGCCGCGCGACTCGGGTCTGGGTGATCACGACCTTGCCCGCCGGCGGTGCCGGCGGGCAAGGGAGTTGAGCCACTTCTGAGCTTGTGCAAGCGATGGCCGATTACCGCTTCTCGGCCCCGTTGACCTGGGACTTCTTGTAACCCATGTCCTGGTACGACGGGGACTTGAAGCCGAAGGCCCCGACATTGGCCAGGGAGCCCCGCACCGCGACCAGCTCGGGCCGCTGGTACAGCGGGATGGAGCCCGCCGCCGCCCAGATCCTGGCGTCGGCACGGCGCATCAGATCGCGCGCGGTGTCCTCGTCCAGCTCACCCGCCGCCTGATCGAACAACTGATCGATGTAGTCGCTGCCGACCCGGGTGTAGTTCTGCTCGACCAGCAGCGATCCGTCGGACGCCGGCTTCGGCTTGGCGTAGATCGGCCGCGCGTCGGTCGCCGGGTAGGCGCTCGCCGGCCACGAGTACAGGGCCAGGTCGTAGTCACCGGACGCGACGTGGTCCTTGAAGTAGTTCTCGTCGTCGACCTTGACGATCTCGGTGCGGATCCCGACCCGCCGCAGCATCGCGGAGATCTTGTCGCCGACCGAGCGCAGCACCTGCGAGCCCGGCCCCGAGGGGAGCACGAACCGCAGCGACAGGGCCTTGCCGTCCTTGCCGACGGCACCGCCCGCCGGGGCGGGCGCCGCGGTGCCGCGGGGCGCGTAGGCGCCGGCCACCCCGTCGCCCCGGTGCTGTCCGCCGGCCGCCGCGGTGTCCGCGGACCCCGGGCCCTCGGCGACCGTCCGGGCCTGCTGCTCCAGCGCGAGGCTCTGGAGGGCCGCCCCGGGGGCGGGGGCGAGGACACGGGTCGCGGCCGCGGCGCGGTCGCGGAGCCGGGCGTCGGCGGCGGGCTTGTCGTCGCCGACGATGTAGAGGCCGTCGTCGGACGCGGCGTCCGGGGCGGCCCCGGGCTTGTCCGAGGCGCGGTCGCCGTCCTTCCCGCTCTCCTCGGCGCCCTGCTTCGTGCCGGACGGCGAGGCGCTGCCCGAGGGGCCGCCCGCTCCGGCGCCCGCCTCGGCCGGCTCGGGCTTCTGCCGGGCGCCGCCCGGGGTCCAGCCCGCGTCGGCGAGCAGGCCCTGCGCCTCCTGGGTGCTCTGCTTGCCGAGCGCCCCGCTGCCGTCCTTGTAGACCGGCTGGCCGGCGAGGGCGAGGTGGCTGCCGGGCGGCTCGGCGGGCAGCCCGAGCGGGCCGAGCACCGTGTCGGCCAGTTCCCCGCGGTCGAGCGCGCGGGCGACGGCCCGGCGGACCCGCTCGTCGGCGAGCGGTCCGCTCTCCCCGTTCATCGCGAGCTGGGTGTACGCGGGCTCCAGCGACTTGCGGACCCGGAAGCCGCGCAGCGCCGACTGCTCCTCGGCGTAGAGCCGCTGCGCCTTCGCGGTGCGCTCGCGGGCCGCGCGGGCGGTGTCGGCGAGGCTCTCGTCGGAGCCGTGGGCCAGCGCCCAGGAGCGGAGGGCCGCCGAGGGGGTGACGTCCGCGCCGGGGCCGTGCGCGACGGGCTCGCCGCCGCGGCCGGCGTCCTTCGCGGCGTACGCGATGCGCTCGGCTCCGGACCGGTCGATCTCGGCCACGTCCAGCGTGCCCGCCGCCAGCGCGGCGACCCGCTGCTCGCGCGGCACCGCGGTGAGGACCAGGCTCTCCAGCTTGGCCCGGCGGCCCCACCAGCGCGGGTTGCGCACCAGGGTGGTGGCCTTCGCCTTGCCGTCGATCCTCTGGACCCGGAAGGGCCCGGCCGTGGCGGCGAGCGCGGTGCGGGCCCGCTCGTTGAAGGCGGCCGGGGTGGCGGTCACCTCCTTGGGGTAGAGCGGGGTGAACAGCGACCGCCAGTCCGCGTACGGCTTGGTGAAGGTGACCTTGACCTCCA
This window contains:
- the typA gene encoding translational GTPase TypA, encoding MPTRHDIRNVAIVAHVDHGKTTIVDAMLKQAGAFAAHQQLDDRMMDSNDLEREKGITILAKNTAVKYHPKDGGAPITINIIDTPGHADFGGEVERGLSMVDAVVLLVDASEGPLPQTRFVLRKALQQRKPVILCINKTDRPDSRIDEVVNETYDLFLDLDADEDQIEFPIVYACGRDGIASLTKPQDGTVPQDSENLEPFFSTILEHVPAPAYEEDAPLQAHVTNLDADNFLGRIALLRVEQGELRKGQTVAWIKRDGTVANVRITELMMTEALTRKPAEVAGPGDICAVAGIPDIMIGETLADPENPVALPLITVDQPAISMTIGTNTSPLVGRGGTGKGADAKNAVKDRKVTARQVKDRLDRELIGNVSLRVLDTERPDAWEVQGRGELALAILVEQMRREGFELTIGKPQVVTKEVDGKVHEPVERMTIDVPEEHMGAVTQLMGVRKGRMDNMSNHGSGWVRMEFVVPSRGLIGFRTEFLTNTRGTGIAHSIHEGHEPWFGPLQTRNNGSLVADRSGAVTAFAMTNLQERGVLFTDPGTEVYEGMIVGENSRSDDMDVNITKEKKLTNMRSSSADSFEAIVPPRKLSLEQSLEFCRDDECVEVTPEAVRIRKVVLDQRERARSASRAKHG
- a CDS encoding ABC transporter family substrate-binding protein; its protein translation is MSQVEALRGRTCSRRLRSVALLTSGVLALPALAACGSGDDESKAKPPAQDIAPAGRDATADGGTVRWAVDSVPATLNAFQADADATTARIAGAVLPALFTVDERGRPQRNPDYLESAEVVEREPKQVVLYKLNQQAVWSDGREIGAPDFLSQWRALSGKDSAFWTARNAGYERIDRIERGSSDLEVKVTFTKPYADWRSLFTPLYPKEVTATPAAFNERARTALAATAGPFRVQRIDGKAKATTLVRNPRWWGRRAKLESLVLTAVPREQRVAALAAGTLDVAEIDRSGAERIAYAAKDAGRGGEPVAHGPGADVTPSAALRSWALAHGSDESLADTARAARERTAKAQRLYAEEQSALRGFRVRKSLEPAYTQLAMNGESGPLADERVRRAVARALDRGELADTVLGPLGLPAEPPGSHLALAGQPVYKDGSGALGKQSTQEAQGLLADAGWTPGGARQKPEPAEAGAGAGGPSGSASPSGTKQGAEESGKDGDRASDKPGAAPDAASDDGLYIVGDDKPAADARLRDRAAAATRVLAPAPGAALQSLALEQQARTVAEGPGSADTAAAGGQHRGDGVAGAYAPRGTAAPAPAGGAVGKDGKALSLRFVLPSGPGSQVLRSVGDKISAMLRRVGIRTEIVKVDDENYFKDHVASGDYDLALYSWPASAYPATDARPIYAKPKPASDGSLLVEQNYTRVGSDYIDQLFDQAAGELDEDTARDLMRRADARIWAAAGSIPLYQRPELVAVRGSLANVGAFGFKSPSYQDMGYKKSQVNGAEKR